CCAGCCGAGCAGCGAGCACATCAGCCTGAGCATGCAACAATACAAATTTGACTATAGAAATGTAAGAACCTGGTTCATAATAATTCGGGTCTGCAGATCTAAGAATTTCTCTGTAGTGCTTTTGTAGAGCTGAGCAACCAAGGATTACAGTTCCTCCGTTCCCTGTACTTCTTCTTAGGGCATCTCTCAGTGTTTCAAGCCACGGTATGCGATCTTCCTCAGATAGAGGTATCCCATTTCtcattttttctgattttaatgCAATTTTCACCGGTCAATATTGTCACTAATCAAAACAGGTGGACATGGCAGGCAAAATGCCGGCAGAAAGAATTACCTCTGTTAGCTTGTGGATGGTAATCATCAGCATCGATATAGCAGCATTTTAAAGCTTCACCTAGCATCTGACCAATGGTTCTGCAAATGCAAAATAATAATACCAATCGAAAATGAGTATCACACTAGCTTTCTGGAACACAGTGA
Above is a genomic segment from Coffea eugenioides isolate CCC68of chromosome 5, Ceug_1.0, whole genome shotgun sequence containing:
- the LOC113770077 gene encoding gluconokinase-like is translated as MAPDWKGKAIVIMGVSGAGKSTIGQMLGEALKCCYIDADDYHPQANREKMRNGIPLSEEDRIPWLETLRDALRRSTGNGGTVILGCSALQKHYREILRSADPNYYEPGSYISIVKFVLLHAQADVLAARLEKRAAEGKHFMPAKLLQSQMDLLHIDESEGVLKVDATLEPQAIVNIIIQALIIKPQSQRSP